Below is a window of Agathobacter rectalis ATCC 33656 DNA.
AAACAAAGAATATCTCGTAATGAAGCCGGGAACGGCATTTAAACTGAGCGTATCTGTGTTTCCGGCAGAGGCAGAGCAGGCGGTTTCATACAAATCAACCAACACATCAGTTGCAGCAGTATCAGGCAGTGGTGTGGTAACGGCAAAACAGACAGGTTCAGCTACAATAATAGTTTCAAATGGGGATTTGTCGGGCGCAGTGTCGGTAATCGTAAACAGAGATACGGAAAGTTCTGTGGCTGAACCGGCAGCAGATAGTACAGACGCAGAAAATACAAGTGAACAGACATTTGATGAAAATATGGATGTATCCGAAACGCCTGTAATAAGTGAGCAGATGCTATATGAACTGTACACAGCAGGCAGATCAATGAAAGTGACCGGAGACGGCTACAGCATCATAATAGACGGAAAGAAGATAGTAAATTATAAAAATGAACTTAATACGGATATAGAACTCGAAAGGACAGGAGACTGCATAAAATTCAATCTCAACGATGGAGAGTATCTGTGCGGAGAAGTGACACTGCACATAGATGATGTAAAAGGAAAATATCTGTATCTATATAATAACGTAAAGCATAAATACGAACTTGTGAGTACAAAAGACATGAGCGGGCTTAATTTAAGCACACCTGGAAAGTATATGATCACGGCAAAGCCAATCAGAGAGGGCGGTACAGCGGTCAGATATATACTGATTGCAGGTGGAATCGGCATAATTGCAGGAATAGCTGTGTATGTGGCGGTAAAGAGAAGATACTGGTTCTGGTAAAGGTGTATGTAATCA
It encodes the following:
- a CDS encoding Ig-like domain-containing protein — translated: MKLRNRIRIFAVIFILALGMEYLPMAVYAAEVTAEESDMANDAEPDMDETPEPDNASETDKEDKTYVQDTGQNIPVTDIEISDHEEEVEVGKTINLTATALPANATESTITFRSSDINIATVTSAGEVKGISKGYVTIYVSAGSIIKEVNLTVKVKTTGININKEYLVMKPGTAFKLSVSVFPAEAEQAVSYKSTNTSVAAVSGSGVVTAKQTGSATIIVSNGDLSGAVSVIVNRDTESSVAEPAADSTDAENTSEQTFDENMDVSETPVISEQMLYELYTAGRSMKVTGDGYSIIIDGKKIVNYKNELNTDIELERTGDCIKFNLNDGEYLCGEVTLHIDDVKGKYLYLYNNVKHKYELVSTKDMSGLNLSTPGKYMITAKPIREGGTAVRYILIAGGIGIIAGIAVYVAVKRRYWFW